The genomic window ACCTCCTGACGGACACGAGCGTGCCGTACGACTTCCTCCTCCGGTCGTACCTGGCACGCCGCCAGCAAATGCGCTAGGCTCTGTCGAAGACATCCTTTCATCCTCCCTCTCCCTCGATGGGAGAGGGACGGGGTGAGGGTGGGGAAAGAAACAACGAATAATGAATGCCGAACAAGGAACCGCAGAACGCCGAAGGAAAAAGCAAAACGACCGGTCCCGGCGCGCCGGGATCGTTCCCTCATCCTTCTGCGGTTCGGCGTTCCTTGTTCATCATTCGTCGTTTCCTTCCCCCTCACCCTACCCTCTCCCACAAGCGGAACGTCCCGCCGGGGGGGAGAGGGGAAACAAAGACATGTTTTCAACAGAGTACTGCGGTGAACGATGGAAATGCTCGGTTTCGGATTCGTGTCGGCGTGGGCGACGGCGTGGCTCGCCGCAGGAGCGGTCTCCGTCTCCATCCCCATCCTCATCCACCTCCTCCACAAGGCGCGGGCGCCGACCGTCCCGTTCCCGACGCTGCGGTTTCTCCGCAGTGCGGCTGAGAAGACCGCCCGGCGCCGGCGACTCGAGAACCTCTTGCTCCTTGCCGTGCGGCTTCTGCTGTTTGCGCTCCTGGCCTTCGCGCTCGCCCGGCCGTTCCTATCGCGCGAGTTCGGCCTGTTCGGCTCGAACCCATCGGCTGCCGCCTGCATCGTCCTCGACAATTCCTATTCGATGAACGTGACCTATGAGGGCCAGACGCGCTTCTGGAAGGCCAAGAAGGAAGCCCGCGCGATCCTCGACAGCCCGTGGCGGCCCGCCCTGGCCGCCGTGCTCCTGACGAACCCCGGCGCCCTACCGGCGCCCGACCGGCTCGTCTCCGACCGCGCGAAACTCTTCCGCGACTTGGACACGGCCCAGGCGGCGAGCGGGCGCGCCGACCTCCCCGGAACGCTCAAGGCCGCCTACGCCCTCCTCGACAAGGCGGACGCCGCCGACAAACGCCTCTGGATCCTCACCGACCGCCAGGCCCTTTCGTGGGAGGGCATCGGGGACCTCGAAGAGCCGCGCAAGCATCCCGCCATCCCCGTGGCCGTCATCCGGCCGACGGAAGCGGCCTACGCGAACGTCGCCATCACCGCCGCCGAGGTCGTCTCCCGAAGCCGCGTCGTCGGCTTCCCCGTGCGCATCGACGTCACCCTGACGAACAGCGGCCCCGCCCAGGAGAAGCGGAACCTGCTCCTCTTTGTGGACGATTCGAGCCAGGCCCGGCAAAAGCAGGCGGTGGACCTGGCGCCTGCGCAGCATCCTGCGGAGGGGGGCGCGCCCGGCGCGACGCGCGTCGTCGCGATGACCCACGCCTTCGACAAGGCCGGCCCGCACCGCCTTCTCGTGGCCGTCGAGGGGACCGATTCGCTCGCCGTTGACAACACGCGCCGCATCGCCCTCCAGATCGCCGACCGCATCCCGGTTCTCTTGGTGAAGCAGGCGGCGGCCGACATCCCGTTCCAGGACGCGAACTTTTACCTGGTCCGCGCGCTCGACCCCGCGGGCGAAGGGGCCGATTTCCCTGGGGCCATCCGGCCGGTGGAGACCACGCCCGAGAACCTCGACCCGGCCACGTTCGGGCGATGGGACGCCGTCTTCCTGAACGACGTCGGCGCCCTCGCGCCCGCCACCGTTCGCGCCATGGCGGACTACGTCGCCTCCGGCCGGACGCTCGTCGTTTTCTGCGGGCCGCACGTCGTCCCGGCCGATTACAATCGCCTCTTCGTGGACGGCATTCCGCGCGAGGGCGGCCTGCTGCCCGCCCGCCTCAAGGAACGCGTCGGAAGCGCCGTCCTCAAGACCGACACCCGGAAAATCGTCCAGGTCCAGGGCCGGTCGCCGTACCTGGAGGACCTCGTCGAGTCGGCCGACATCTACCAGGGCGTCCTGGTGTACGAATACGTGCGGACCGACGTGGCGGCGGCCGATTCGGTCCTCGCGCGGCTCTCAGATGGCGACCCGTTCCTCCTCGAAAAGCCGTTCGGCGGAGGCCGCGTCCTCCTCTTCACCGCCGGCGCCACCACCGAATGGACGAACTTCCCCGTCCGGAACCTTTTTCTGCCGCTCATGATGCGCATCGTGCACCTGGCGGCGCGAGGCCAGACGGAGCGGCGAAACATCCTCGCCGGCCAACCGTTCGAAACCAACCTCTACCCCGACGTGAAGGAAGCGGTCACGGTCGAGGTCGCCGGGCCGCTCGGTCCCGCCGGCGAAACCGTCACCGAGAACCGCGAAACCCTCCCGGGCGCGTCGAACAATCTGCTGCGCTTCGACAAGACCTGGAACCTGGGGTACTACGCCTACAGCCTGCCGCAGCGCGGCGACGTCCGGGGCGTCTTCAGCACCAATCCCGACGGGACCGAGTCGGACCTGGCGGAGATCGCCGACGAGCGGCTCGCCGCCGACCTGGGCGCCCGCGAGACGCACGTCGCGGCCTCGTTCGACGACCTCGTCTCGCGCTTCCAAGAAACCGCCCGCCGCGAACTCTGGCAATACTTCCTCATCCTCTGCCTCCTGCTGGCGGTCCTCGAGCCGCTCCTGGCCAACTGGATGCGGCCGGAGGAGGAGCGCTCGCCGGGTGAACGGCACGCGCCCAGTAAACTGGGCGGCTAACTGTCGGCGCGCCGGGCGCGTGGGTCGCGCCATTGTACACACTTAGCCGCCGCGCTTGCGCGGCGCGCGCCGTTCGCTTAAATCGGTCGGCACGCGCTTGTCGCGGGTGGCCCGGCATGGTATCCTTCGCTCCCTGTCATGAGCACCGAGAAGCAACTCGCCGAGTCCGTCATCCGCACCTTGCACGACGCCGGCCACGAGGCGCTCTTGGCCGGCGGATGCGTCCGGGACCTCCTCCTCGGCCGGTCGCCCAAGGACTACGACGTCGCCACCGGCGCCCGGCCGGACGAGGTCCTGGCGCTGTATCCGAAGGCCCTCACGGTCGGGGCGGCGTTCGGCGTCGTCGTCGTGACCGAAGGGCCGGTCCAGGTCGAGGTCGCCACGTTCCGCGCCGAGCAGGGCTACGCCGACGGCCGGCGCCCCGACGCCGTCCGTTTCACCGACGCCCGCGAAGACGCCCGCCGACGCGACTTCACCATCAACGCCATGTTCCTGGACCCGGCGGACGGAAAGGTCGTTGACTATGTCGGCGGCCGGGAGGACCTCGAGGCCCGCCTCATCCGTGCGGTCGGCGACCCGCGCGGGCGATTCGCCGAGGACCACCTGCGGATGTTGCGGGCGGTCCGTTTCGCGGCGGAACTCGGCTTCGCCATCGAACCCGCGACGGCCGAGGCCGTCCGGGAACTTGCGCCGAGCGTGGCTTCGGTGAGCGGCGAACGCGTGCGGGAGGAACTCGCGCGGCTCCTGACGGCCCCGCCGGCCGGCCGGCGGCGCGGCCTGGAACTGGCCTGTGAACTCGGCCTTCTGGCCGTCCTCTTGCCGGAGGTCGAACACTTGCGCGACGAGCCGCAGCCCCCCGCCGTCCATCCCGAGGGCGACGTCTTCCGCCACACGCTCCTTTGCCTCGAGCACCTGCGGGAACCGACGTTCGAACTGTCCCTCGCCATGCTGTTGCACGACGTCGGCAATCCCGCGACCGCCCGGATGCGCGAAGGCCGCGTCACCTTCTATCACCACCAGCGCGTCGGGGAGGACGCCGCCCGGGCCGTCTGCGGCCGGCTGCGGATGAGCACCAGCCAGACGCGGCGCGTCACCTGGCTCGTCGCCCGGCACATGATGCTGATGAACTTCGACGAGATGCGCGAGGCCACGCTGAAGCGCCTCTTCGCCGAGGAAGGTTTCGAGGAACTGGCGGAACTCTGGCGGGCCGATTGCCTGGCGTCGGGCGGGTCGGCCGAAGGCTACGAGGCCCTGATGGCCCGGTACCGCGCGATGAGCGCCGAGGAAGTCCGCCCCGATCCGCTCGTCACCGGCCACGACCTTATCGCCCTGGGCCTCGCGCCCGGACCGCGCTTTGCCGACATCCTCCGCCAGGTGTATGATGCCCAACTGGAAGGCCGGGCCGGAACGAAGGAAGAGGCCCTGGCCCTCGCCCGCAGAATCGCCGACGAGCGATGCCAGCCATGACCCAAGCCGACACGGGAGCCCTGTCGCTCGACACGCACGGGCGGCCCATCACGCCAAGCCGGCTCCGCCGCGCCATCAACATGAACATCCTCGCCGGGGCCGGCGGCATAGCCTGGTACGCCGTCTGCTCCCCCCAGGCCGTCCTGAACGTCTTCTTCAAAAACCACCTGGGCGGGTCGGCCAGCGAACTGGGGCTCCTGGTGGCTCTGACGCAGTTGGCCGCTCCCTTCCACCTGTTGGCGGTGCTCATCTACGCGCGGCTCCGGACGCGCAAGGTCTTCTTTGCGGCGTCCCACATCCTGCACCGCCTGCTCGGGTACGTCCTGGCGGGGGTGGCCCTGTACGCCGCCCAGGGGGGCTCCAAGAGCCTCGGCATTTCGATCGTGACGGCAGCCTCGGTCACGAGTTTCGTCCTGGCGACGATCAGCGCCGCCGGATGGTGGTCCTGGCTCGCCGACCTCATCCCGGAAGGCGTCCGCGGCGCGTTCTTCGGTCGCCGCAGCACCATCATCCACGCCGCCAACGTCGTCTGGTTCTTTTCCGTCCAGGTCGCGCTCGACGCTTTCGGCGAGGGAAACATCTTCTACGTGTACACCATCGTCTTCGCGGTGGGCGGCACGCTGGGCGTCCTGGACATCCTCCTGCACACATTCATTCCGGAACCCCAGCAGCATCCCGGGGAACTGCGCGGCGGATGGCGCCGATTCATTCAGCCGCTGCGCAGCCGAAACTTCCTCCGCTTCTCCCTTTCCATCGGCCTGTGGTCCTTCGCGACGAGCATCCTGGGACCCTTCGTCGCCCCGTACATCACGGCCAGCGCGGCGGAGGGAGGCATCGGCGCAGCGAACACCTGGCTCGGCATCATGTACGTCATCACGCAGGCGACGTGGATCGCCACCGCCACGCCGTGGGGCCTCGTGATGGACCGCTTCGGCCGAAAGCCCGTCGTCCTCCTCGGCGCCATGCATCCCGTCATCCCCTGGATCGGGTACTTCTTCATGACGCCGGGCAACTACGCCTACATCCTTCCCGTGACGGCGATGGCGGCGGGCATCCTCGGCCTGGGATACTGGAACGGCGCCGCCCAGTTGATGCTCACCCTGACGCCGCAGAAAAACCGCACCGCCTTCGTGGCCTGGCACAGCGTCCTGGTGGGGACGATCGCGGCGGGCGGCTCGCTCGTGGGAGGCCAACTGGCCGACGCGCTGGCCGGCTTCCACGCGAATCTGGCGGGGGTGGCCGTCGGCAGTTTCCACGTCGTCGCCGCCGTCTCGTTCGTCATGCTCGCCGTCAGCCTCCTGACCCTCAGCCGCATCCGCGAAGGCCGCGAGAAGCCCGTCGGCTACGTCGTCTCGCGCCTCGCCAGCCCGGGCGTCTTCCGCACCTTCCTCAACCTGAGCATCATCGGGGGCGGCGGGGGGGCGACGTCCGCGCGGACCGCCCGCGCCCTGCGGAGCGTCGAACGGGGACCGGGCGACCTGGTGATGGCCGACGTCATCGCCCGCCTCGACGACCCCGACCATGAAGTCCGCGAAGAGTCCGCCCGCGCCCTGGGGCGCATCCGCTCGCCGGACGCCGTCGACGTCCTCCTCGCGTGCCTGCGCGACCCGCACTCCAGCATCCGACCGCAAGCGGCGCGCTCGCTGGGGCAGATCGGCGACCCGCGCGCCGTCGAGTCCCTGACGCAGTGCCTCGAAAGCGCGTCGGCGGACCTTCGGCAGGCGTGCGCCGACGCGCTCCACGACATCGCCGGCCGCGAACCGGCGCCGCCCCCGCCCAAAGCGACGCGGGCCCTTCGCACGATGGAACGCGCCGACGAGGACCTGCCCGCGGCCGACATCATCGCACGCCTCGACGATGCGGACCACGAGGTCCGCGAGGAGGCGGCCCGCGCCCTGGGGCGCATCCGATCGCCCCAAGCGGTCGAGGCCTTGCTGCGGCACCTGTGCGACCCGAACTCGACCATCCGCCCCCAGGCCGCCCGCGCCCTGGGGCAGATCGGCGACGGCCGCGCCATCGAAGCC from Planctomycetota bacterium includes these protein-coding regions:
- a CDS encoding MFS transporter; the encoded protein is MTQADTGALSLDTHGRPITPSRLRRAINMNILAGAGGIAWYAVCSPQAVLNVFFKNHLGGSASELGLLVALTQLAAPFHLLAVLIYARLRTRKVFFAASHILHRLLGYVLAGVALYAAQGGSKSLGISIVTAASVTSFVLATISAAGWWSWLADLIPEGVRGAFFGRRSTIIHAANVVWFFSVQVALDAFGEGNIFYVYTIVFAVGGTLGVLDILLHTFIPEPQQHPGELRGGWRRFIQPLRSRNFLRFSLSIGLWSFATSILGPFVAPYITASAAEGGIGAANTWLGIMYVITQATWIATATPWGLVMDRFGRKPVVLLGAMHPVIPWIGYFFMTPGNYAYILPVTAMAAGILGLGYWNGAAQLMLTLTPQKNRTAFVAWHSVLVGTIAAGGSLVGGQLADALAGFHANLAGVAVGSFHVVAAVSFVMLAVSLLTLSRIREGREKPVGYVVSRLASPGVFRTFLNLSIIGGGGGATSARTARALRSVERGPGDLVMADVIARLDDPDHEVREESARALGRIRSPDAVDVLLACLRDPHSSIRPQAARSLGQIGDPRAVESLTQCLESASADLRQACADALHDIAGREPAPPPPKATRALRTMERADEDLPAADIIARLDDADHEVREEAARALGRIRSPQAVEALLRHLCDPNSTIRPQAARALGQIGDGRAIEALTECLASGSVELQEACAQALGDVGGRTPLRRLISLLGEQHHERVIVSGAEAVSEHGIVEAAWEILPRMHTTQNPVLRRQLAIAIGNLLGRPGEFYPYLTGERAQEGRRLGTLVRRARRAMAAVRRRLPRDTRANVLWDDLGDELGRVRGLMEGQSYRAAIEALYGIVRRLVAAV
- a CDS encoding CCA tRNA nucleotidyltransferase, translated to MSTEKQLAESVIRTLHDAGHEALLAGGCVRDLLLGRSPKDYDVATGARPDEVLALYPKALTVGAAFGVVVVTEGPVQVEVATFRAEQGYADGRRPDAVRFTDAREDARRRDFTINAMFLDPADGKVVDYVGGREDLEARLIRAVGDPRGRFAEDHLRMLRAVRFAAELGFAIEPATAEAVRELAPSVASVSGERVREELARLLTAPPAGRRRGLELACELGLLAVLLPEVEHLRDEPQPPAVHPEGDVFRHTLLCLEHLREPTFELSLAMLLHDVGNPATARMREGRVTFYHHQRVGEDAARAVCGRLRMSTSQTRRVTWLVARHMMLMNFDEMREATLKRLFAEEGFEELAELWRADCLASGGSAEGYEALMARYRAMSAEEVRPDPLVTGHDLIALGLAPGPRFADILRQVYDAQLEGRAGTKEEALALARRIADERCQP
- a CDS encoding VWA domain-containing protein, which encodes MLGFGFVSAWATAWLAAGAVSVSIPILIHLLHKARAPTVPFPTLRFLRSAAEKTARRRRLENLLLLAVRLLLFALLAFALARPFLSREFGLFGSNPSAAACIVLDNSYSMNVTYEGQTRFWKAKKEARAILDSPWRPALAAVLLTNPGALPAPDRLVSDRAKLFRDLDTAQAASGRADLPGTLKAAYALLDKADAADKRLWILTDRQALSWEGIGDLEEPRKHPAIPVAVIRPTEAAYANVAITAAEVVSRSRVVGFPVRIDVTLTNSGPAQEKRNLLLFVDDSSQARQKQAVDLAPAQHPAEGGAPGATRVVAMTHAFDKAGPHRLLVAVEGTDSLAVDNTRRIALQIADRIPVLLVKQAAADIPFQDANFYLVRALDPAGEGADFPGAIRPVETTPENLDPATFGRWDAVFLNDVGALAPATVRAMADYVASGRTLVVFCGPHVVPADYNRLFVDGIPREGGLLPARLKERVGSAVLKTDTRKIVQVQGRSPYLEDLVESADIYQGVLVYEYVRTDVAAADSVLARLSDGDPFLLEKPFGGGRVLLFTAGATTEWTNFPVRNLFLPLMMRIVHLAARGQTERRNILAGQPFETNLYPDVKEAVTVEVAGPLGPAGETVTENRETLPGASNNLLRFDKTWNLGYYAYSLPQRGDVRGVFSTNPDGTESDLAEIADERLAADLGARETHVAASFDDLVSRFQETARRELWQYFLILCLLLAVLEPLLANWMRPEEERSPGERHAPSKLGG